From Methylococcus capsulatus:
TGCCACGGCCCAACGCTTCAACATCCGCAGCGTCCCGACCCTGGTTCTGTTACAGAACGGCCAAGAAAAACGCCGAATCAGCGGAGCGCTCGGCTTCGGCCCGTTGATGGATTGGCTGAAGCGCGGCTGATGCAGGGGAAAGAGCGATTCAGCCAATTGCCGAAGCCCCCGCTCGATGGCATCACAACCGCCCGATCCGTTTGATCTCGATCGGTTTCTGGCCGCCCAGGCCAAGGACTATGCGAATGCGATCGCCGAGCTTCGCGCGGGCCGCAAACGAACGCACTGGATGTGGTACGTCTTCCCCCAGCTTCGAGGCCTCGGGTTGAGCCCAACCGCACAGTTCTATGGCATCGGCTCCGCGGAGGAAGCCCGCGCCTATCTTGGCCACGAAGTGCTGAGAATGCGGCTCCGGGAATGCGTTTCCATGCTCAATGAGCTGGAGACCGATTCCCCGGAAGACGTCTTCGGTCGCGTCGATGCGATGAAACTGCAGTCGTCGCTCACACTCTTCGAGGCAGTAGCCGCTGACAAAGAACCTTTCGCGCTGGCGCTGGAGAAGTTCTTCGGCGGGGAGCGGGACGAGAGAAGCCTGGCCATCCTCGCGACGATGACATCAACGAAGTGAGAAGGGGTGCGGAGGCCGCCGCGAGCGTTGAGTGCCTGGCCCGCCGCCTCCGCGGTCAATGTCCCGGACAGGGGATCTTTCGATGCGCTGCCTGGGATGTTCCGGAATGGAACCCAGGATCAGAGGTGATACGCGGTTTCGCCATGTTCCCGGATGTCCAGCCCCTCGCGCTCGGTCTCCTCGGAAACCCGGAGGCCGACGAGCAGGTCGACGATCTTGTAGGACACGAAGGACACCACGCCACTCCACACGATGGTGAGACCCACGCCCCAGGCTTGGCTGATGACTTGGCTCACCATATCGTATTCCGCAACAGCGTTGGCGACATAGTCGTAGACGCCGGCGCCGCCGAGGGCGGGCGAGGCGAAGATGCCGGTGCCCAGTGCACCGATGATGCCGCCGACGCCATGGACCCCGAACACGTCCAGCGAGTCGTCATAGCCCAGCGCGTTCTTGAGACTGGTCACCGCCCAGAAGCAGACGCCGCCGGCCAGGAGCCCCAGCACGAGCGATCCCATGGGACCGATGAATCCGCAGGCCGGAGTGATGGCTACGAGGCCGGCAACCGCACCCGAAGCCCCGCCCAGCATGCTCGGCTTGCCGCGCGCGATCCATTCGACGGCCGACCAGGCCAGCGTGGCGGCGGCGGTGGCCAGCATGGTGTTGACGAAGGCCAAGGCAGCGGTAC
This genomic window contains:
- a CDS encoding DUF1810 domain-containing protein, with product MASQPPDPFDLDRFLAAQAKDYANAIAELRAGRKRTHWMWYVFPQLRGLGLSPTAQFYGIGSAEEARAYLGHEVLRMRLRECVSMLNELETDSPEDVFGRVDAMKLQSSLTLFEAVAADKEPFALALEKFFGGERDERSLAILATMTSTK